The Artemia franciscana chromosome 11, ASM3288406v1, whole genome shotgun sequence genome has a segment encoding these proteins:
- the LOC136033392 gene encoding putative polypeptide N-acetylgalactosaminyltransferase 9 has translation MISIQRSLPDIRDNKCKEKDRYVRNLPQTSVIIIFHNEAWSVLLRTVHSVLNRSPEHLLKEIILVDDFSDMEHLKDPLSGYMIQRYPKVKIVRASKREGLIRARLLGLKYSTAPVVTYLDSHCECTEGWLEPLLDRIAQNRTSVVTPVIDPINDKTFEYQSSTVQVGGFNWGLIFHWHSIPNRELQRRSHHTDPVYSPAMAGGLFAIDKSFFEELGTYDSEFDYWGAENLELSFKIWMCGGTLETIPCSRVGHIFRKNSPIKWPGDKDSVKRNNVRLAEVWLDDYAKNYYKRINYDKGDYGDVSSRKALRKSLKCQSFKWYLENIYPELFIPEEAVCSGEIRNLRINYCIDSAAQNEDLYKPVGIWPCHNQEGNQFWMLSRTGEIRRDENCLDYDGNDVLLYPCHGLQGNQFWEYDPEMQFLVHVFSRQCIGIDEASKKITMEECDLSNPRLKWRFPLNNEQ, from the coding sequence ATGATTTCAATACAGAGAAGTCTTCCTGATATTCGAGACAACAAATGTAAGGAAAAGGATCGATATGTACGAAATTTGCCGCAAACCTCAGTGATTATAATTTTTCACAATGAGGCATGGTCTGTTCTGCTTAGAACGGTTCATAGTGTTCTCAACCGATCGCCAGAGCATCTACTTAAAGAGATAATCCTAGTGGATGACTTCTCTGACATGGAACACTTAAAGGATCCTCTTAGTGGTTATATGATTCAACGTTACCCTAAAGTTAAGATAGTGAGAGCATCTAAAAGAGAAGGACTCATCCGCGCTAGACTTCTGGGCTTAAAATATTCTACAGCACCGGTTGTCACTTATCTTGACTCTCATTGTGAATGCACAGAGGGCTGGTTAGAGCCTCTTTTAGACAGAATAGCTCAAAATCGCACATCTGTCGTCACTCCGGTCATTGATCCAATCAATGATAAAACGTTTGAGTATCAATCGTCAACAGTTCAAGTTGGGGGCTTTAATTGGGGTTTGATTTTTCACTGGCACTCCATTCCTAATAGAGAACTGCAAAGGAGGAGTCATCATACTGATCCAGTTTATAGTCCAGCTATGGCTGGTGGTTTATTTGCAATAGATAAGtctttttttgaagagcttGGAACCTATGATAGTGAATTTGATTACTGGGGAGCTGAAAATTTAGAACTctctttcaaaatttggatGTGTGGTGGAACTCTCGAAACAATACCTTGTTCACGTGTTGGACacatttttcgtaaaaattCGCCAATAAAGTGGCCAGGTGACAAAGACTCTGTAAAAAGAAATAACGTTCGATTGGCGGAAGTGTGGTTAGATGACTATGCTAAAAACTATTACAAGAGAATTAATTATGACAAGGGTGATTATGGGGATGTATCGTCTAGAAAAGCTCTCAGGAAGTCTCTGAAATGTCAGTCCTTTAAATGGTATTTAGAAAACATTTACCCTGAATTATTTATTCCTGAGGAAGCTGTTTGTTCCGGCGAaattcgtaatttacgtataAATTATTGTATTGACTCAGCAGCGCAAAATGAAGACTTATATAAGCCTGTTGGCATTTGGCCCTGTCATAATCAAGAGGGGAACCAGTTTTGGATGCTGAGCAGAACAGGAGAGATAAGACGTGATGAAAACTGTTTAGACTATGACGGAAACGATGTTCTTCTTTACCCATGCCATGGGTTACAGGGGAATCAATTTTGGGAATATGATCCAGAAATGCAATTTCTAGTGCATGTGTTTAGCAGACAGTGCATTGGGATAGATGAAGCTAGCAAAAAAATTACGATGGAGGAATGCGATCTGAGTAACCCTAGGTTGAAGTGGAGGTTCCCTCTGAATAATGAACAGTGA